From the genome of Candidatus Deferrimicrobium sp., one region includes:
- a CDS encoding DUF190 domain-containing protein, with the protein MPKLVGENVLMRIFIGEGDKFEGRPLHEALVELLKKEKFHGATVLRGVAGFGAHSVYHTDKILRLSRDLPLIVEVVDTQEDIDRVMPRLDEMIGGGMITLEKVKVMRYTHPHAE; encoded by the coding sequence ATCTTCATCGGGGAGGGGGACAAGTTCGAGGGGCGTCCCCTGCACGAGGCGCTGGTGGAACTCCTGAAGAAGGAAAAGTTTCATGGCGCCACGGTGTTACGCGGCGTGGCGGGGTTCGGCGCCCACAGCGTCTACCACACCGACAAGATCCTCCGGCTGTCGCGCGATCTCCCGTTGATCGTGGAGGTGGTGGACACGCAGGAGGACATCGACCGGGTGATGCCGAGACTCGACGAAATGATCGGAGGCGGGATGATCACCCTCGAAAAGGTCAAGGTGATGCGATACACCCACCCGCACGCGGAATAG